A single window of Leptospiraceae bacterium DNA harbors:
- a CDS encoding ATP-dependent DNA helicase RecQ yields MQTLESVKKLFNISEFRSYQEDIIHRILAEQHCFVIMPTGMGKSLCYQIPALLFEGLTIVISPLIALMYDQVNALKKITPDVTFINSSLSKEERLYRLEELKNGKYKILYITPERFRSKFFLEAIKNQKVSLLAVDEAHCISQWGHDFRPDYSRIGEIRSILGNPTTIALTATATKAVQEDIIAQLGFDASEIKLFHSGIARPNLYLHVETNIDEPMKWKSILELIQSDKELNQGKSSSTLIYFNLIDKLKKFSDYLFSNRIEHSVYHGRLNANERNRIQRNFLDNKTQILLATNAFGMGVDKPDIRKIIHAELPIFIESYYQEIGRAGRDGLDSHCYLYYVEDDLAVLMDFIEWQNPDSKFIKKVYETFRHAGDTLASLDYQEIQAKVVFKNRGDHRLQTVLNLLDRYGVTSGDVENHNLKLIGSLPQELISDPNLEEKKMNSKKRLYEMLMYTKSKKCRRDFLYNYFGEDIAYCGNCDYCKLNV; encoded by the coding sequence TTGCAAACCTTAGAGTCCGTTAAAAAATTATTTAATATTTCAGAATTTCGATCTTACCAGGAAGATATCATTCATCGAATTCTAGCTGAACAACATTGCTTTGTCATTATGCCTACTGGAATGGGCAAGTCCCTCTGTTATCAGATTCCAGCTCTTCTTTTTGAGGGGCTAACAATTGTTATCTCACCACTCATAGCACTTATGTATGACCAAGTGAACGCTCTCAAAAAAATCACACCCGACGTAACTTTTATAAATTCTTCGTTAAGCAAAGAAGAAAGACTCTATCGACTCGAAGAATTGAAAAATGGAAAATATAAAATTCTATACATCACACCGGAAAGATTTAGAAGTAAGTTTTTTTTAGAGGCAATCAAAAATCAAAAAGTTTCTCTACTTGCAGTCGATGAAGCCCATTGCATAAGTCAATGGGGACATGATTTTAGACCTGACTATTCTCGAATTGGAGAGATCCGATCCATCTTAGGAAATCCTACTACGATTGCACTCACAGCAACAGCAACTAAAGCTGTGCAAGAGGATATCATTGCCCAACTTGGATTTGATGCGAGCGAAATAAAACTTTTCCATTCAGGAATTGCTCGCCCCAATCTCTATCTTCATGTAGAGACAAATATCGATGAGCCCATGAAATGGAAATCCATTTTAGAATTGATTCAATCAGATAAAGAATTGAATCAGGGAAAAAGTTCTTCCACTTTAATCTATTTTAATCTAATTGATAAATTAAAAAAATTTTCAGACTATTTATTTTCCAATCGAATCGAGCATTCTGTCTACCACGGAAGATTAAATGCCAACGAACGAAATCGGATTCAAAGGAATTTTCTAGATAACAAAACTCAAATACTTCTAGCGACTAACGCTTTTGGAATGGGAGTTGATAAACCGGATATACGAAAAATTATTCACGCAGAACTTCCCATATTTATCGAATCCTATTATCAGGAAATTGGTAGAGCAGGAAGAGATGGACTCGATTCACATTGTTATCTATATTATGTGGAGGATGACCTCGCAGTTCTTATGGATTTTATTGAATGGCAAAATCCAGATTCCAAATTTATAAAAAAAGTGTATGAAACTTTTCGTCATGCGGGAGATACTCTTGCTTCTTTGGATTACCAAGAAATCCAAGCAAAAGTTGTTTTTAAGAATCGAGGAGATCATCGATTGCAAACGGTTTTGAATTTATTAGATCGATACGGAGTCACTTCTGGTGATGTTGAAAATCATAATTTAAAATTAATTGGTAGTCTCCCGCAAGAATTAATTTCAGATCCAAATTTGGAAGAAAAGAAAATGAATTCTAAAAAAAGACTCTACGAAATGCTAATGTATACAAAATCAAAAAAATGCCGTCGGGATTTCTTATACAATTATTTCGGCGAAGATATAGCCTACTGTGGCAATTGCGATTATTGCAAGTTAAATGTGTAA
- a CDS encoding HigA family addiction module antidote protein, with protein MKRIPNIHPGEILEEEFLIPLEITAYRLAKETGIPQTRISQIIKANRSITADTAIRLSKFFGTSPQFWLGLQNDYDLEEESKKKSKDFNSIPNYKEALAV; from the coding sequence ATGAAAAGAATACCAAATATACATCCAGGCGAAATTTTAGAAGAAGAATTCTTGATACCGCTAGAAATTACAGCTTATCGTCTGGCGAAAGAAACAGGAATACCGCAAACCCGTATTAGCCAAATCATAAAGGCTAATAGAAGTATAACCGCAGATACAGCGATACGACTTTCAAAATTCTTTGGAACTTCTCCACAGTTTTGGCTCGGTTTACAAAATGATTATGATTTAGAAGAAGAGTCAAAAAAGAAATCGAAAGATTTTAATTCTATTCCTAATTACAAAGAAGCTTTAGCAGTATAA
- a CDS encoding type II toxin-antitoxin system RelE/ParE family toxin codes for MIKSFNSTETEKIWKGEFSKKIPTEIQRQIRKKLRMINNASVLEDLRVPPGNKLEPLKGDRKGQYSIRVNDQWRICFGWISENATNVEVVDYH; via the coding sequence GTGATTAAGAGTTTTAACTCTACAGAAACAGAAAAGATATGGAAAGGGGAATTCTCAAAGAAAATACCAACGGAAATCCAAAGACAGATTAGAAAAAAACTCAGAATGATTAATAACGCAAGCGTGTTAGAAGACCTAAGAGTTCCACCCGGGAACAAGCTTGAACCTCTTAAGGGTGACAGGAAAGGTCAATACAGTATACGAGTGAATGATCAATGGAGAATTTGTTTTGGTTGGATAAGCGAGAATGCCACCAATGTGGAAGTTGTAGATTATCATTAA
- a CDS encoding CopG family transcriptional regulator codes for MTKIVTMRIDENLLKQFNNFAKLENRSLSNFIETATKKYINEMELTDDFETNEILDNKSLLKKLANGRKDAKSKQKRFFTF; via the coding sequence ATGACCAAAATAGTTACTATGAGAATTGACGAAAATCTATTGAAGCAATTCAATAATTTTGCAAAGCTAGAAAATCGTTCGCTGTCTAACTTTATTGAAACAGCTACTAAAAAATATATAAATGAAATGGAGCTGACTGATGACTTCGAAACAAATGAAATTCTAGACAACAAATCCCTTTTGAAAAAACTAGCGAACGGACGAAAGGACGCCAAATCTAAACAGAAGAGATTTTTCACTTTCTAA
- a CDS encoding guanylate cyclase, whose protein sequence is MKNLPIINKLYLFLFMLLLSVNFLTAQDTVLELKDNQSGFYIGKNLFYYEDKTGKLEIEDIINPEFQNNFIKSEVEALGFGFKTSVYWLKFTVKNTSDKPLSWILELAYPMIDQIKLYSPKTEGGFDIRMEGDEKPFRERKILYRNFLFEMNEAPNIEAKEYYLRIQSTSSMNFPLIVWFPQNLTEKINQEQTLLGMSYGIIFIMIFYNLFILISTRDLSYLYYILFVLFYGSFLITLNGVAFEYLWPNWVWWANNCLPFFICTASLFGLLFGKSFLNTTHFALRFTKWMNILMGIAGIGMIVSLFFKYSVGIKIAAGLAGITVISLLIAGIICLIKGYRPARFYLIAWFALILGITAYVLKTFGIIPTNFFTHWGVQIGAVMEMFLLSLGLADKINALKAEKEKAQRELNIAYGRFVPHEFLNFLDKKSILDVNLGDQILKQMSVLFCDIRSFTSLSEQMTPEENFNFINAYLGRVVPVFRKNHGIVDKFIGDGIMALFPHKPDDAVKAALEFLEILKEYNIQRQSFNLIPIKVGIGIHTGQLMLGTIGHEEFMQGSVISDSVNLASRIESLTKKVGASLLISKDVLDGLENPNQYSMRYIGNIKVKGKSKYTAVYEIFDGEDSESKDLKMKTREEFAKGVEYFYDKEYNLARQSFESVFAVFPHDRATNTYLARLKEKAYN, encoded by the coding sequence ATGAAGAACCTACCAATTATCAATAAATTATATTTATTCCTATTTATGCTCTTGCTGAGTGTAAATTTCCTTACAGCACAGGATACCGTGCTCGAACTAAAAGATAATCAAAGTGGATTTTACATTGGAAAAAATCTATTTTATTACGAAGACAAAACGGGTAAATTAGAAATTGAAGATATAATAAATCCTGAGTTTCAGAATAATTTTATAAAGTCGGAAGTAGAAGCTTTGGGTTTTGGTTTTAAAACTTCCGTCTATTGGTTGAAATTTACTGTAAAGAATACTTCCGATAAGCCGCTATCCTGGATTTTAGAATTAGCATATCCTATGATTGACCAAATCAAACTCTACTCTCCCAAAACAGAAGGCGGTTTTGACATTAGAATGGAAGGTGATGAAAAGCCATTCCGTGAAAGAAAGATTCTATATCGCAATTTTCTTTTTGAAATGAATGAGGCTCCCAACATAGAGGCTAAAGAATATTATCTCCGCATTCAATCGACTAGCTCTATGAATTTTCCACTCATTGTTTGGTTTCCTCAAAACCTGACTGAGAAGATCAACCAGGAACAAACTTTGCTAGGTATGAGCTATGGAATTATTTTCATCATGATATTTTACAATCTATTCATATTAATTTCCACGAGAGATTTAAGTTATTTGTATTATATTCTTTTTGTTTTGTTCTATGGAAGTTTTTTAATTACACTCAATGGAGTAGCGTTTGAATATCTCTGGCCTAATTGGGTCTGGTGGGCTAATAATTGTTTGCCTTTCTTCATTTGCACTGCTTCCTTATTTGGTTTGCTATTTGGAAAAAGCTTTTTAAATACAACTCATTTTGCTCTAAGATTCACAAAGTGGATGAACATTCTAATGGGCATTGCCGGAATTGGAATGATTGTTTCTCTATTTTTCAAATACTCCGTTGGAATTAAAATAGCAGCTGGTCTTGCGGGGATAACAGTGATTTCTCTTTTAATCGCAGGAATTATTTGTTTGATAAAAGGATATCGACCAGCTCGGTTTTATTTAATAGCTTGGTTTGCTCTAATATTAGGTATCACAGCTTATGTTCTAAAAACGTTTGGAATTATCCCAACAAATTTCTTTACACACTGGGGAGTTCAAATTGGCGCTGTGATGGAAATGTTTTTACTTTCCCTCGGACTTGCGGATAAAATAAATGCACTGAAAGCCGAAAAAGAAAAAGCACAACGGGAATTAAATATTGCCTATGGAAGATTTGTTCCTCATGAATTTTTAAATTTCTTAGACAAAAAAAGTATTTTAGATGTCAATCTAGGAGATCAGATTCTAAAACAAATGAGTGTTTTATTTTGCGACATACGCTCGTTTACCAGTCTCTCCGAGCAAATGACTCCAGAAGAAAATTTTAACTTTATCAATGCTTACCTCGGTCGAGTAGTTCCTGTATTTAGAAAAAATCATGGAATAGTAGATAAATTCATAGGTGACGGGATAATGGCATTATTCCCCCACAAGCCAGACGATGCAGTAAAAGCGGCGCTTGAATTTTTAGAAATTTTAAAAGAATATAATATTCAAAGACAGAGTTTTAACCTAATCCCCATCAAAGTAGGAATTGGCATTCATACAGGACAATTGATGTTAGGCACAATCGGTCACGAAGAATTTATGCAGGGCTCGGTTATTTCTGATTCCGTCAACTTAGCTTCTAGAATCGAAAGTCTAACCAAAAAAGTAGGAGCGTCTTTGTTAATCAGTAAAGATGTTTTAGATGGACTCGAAAATCCAAATCAATACTCCATGCGTTATATTGGAAATATAAAAGTGAAAGGCAAAAGCAAATATACCGCTGTCTACGAAATCTTCGACGGAGAGGATTCTGAATCGAAGGATTTAAAAATGAAAACTAGAGAAGAATTCGCAAAAGGTGTTGAATATTTTTATGACAAAGAATACAATCTCGCAAGACAATCCTTTGAATCAGTCTTTGCCGTATTCCCTCATGATAGAGCAACCAATACCTATCTTGCCAGACTAAAGGAAAAAGCATACAACTAA
- a CDS encoding Uma2 family endonuclease, protein MLLNLATEFRFYFARNKVGKAFVAPLDVYLSETETYQPDILILLTESFSKMQENKIEGAPDLIVEVLSPSTAYYDLKHKKTIYEKHGVREYWVVDPIDKTVEIYQNQNAKFHLIAELTKTDTAKSQLIAGMEVDLQNIF, encoded by the coding sequence ATATTACTCAATCTAGCAACTGAGTTTAGATTTTATTTTGCTCGAAATAAAGTTGGAAAGGCTTTCGTAGCTCCGCTTGATGTCTATCTTTCGGAAACAGAAACCTATCAACCTGATATTCTAATTCTATTAACCGAAAGTTTTTCTAAGATGCAAGAAAACAAAATTGAAGGAGCTCCCGATTTAATTGTAGAAGTTCTCTCTCCCTCTACCGCCTACTATGATTTAAAACACAAGAAAACCATCTATGAAAAACATGGAGTCAGAGAATACTGGGTAGTAGACCCAATCGACAAAACAGTCGAAATCTACCAAAACCAAAATGCAAAATTTCATCTCATCGCTGAACTCACTAAAACCGACACCGCCAAATCGCAATTAATCGCAGGAATGGAAGTAGATTTACAAAACATTTTTTAA
- a CDS encoding 4Fe-4S cluster-binding domain-containing protein: protein MSLMKAIVNEIFYSLSGEGVSQGIPTVFVRLAGCSLRCGIDGTRKLWCDTGYALSDKAGTEMSLDEVLTKIESFSSTPTQVLLTGGEPLEGEKKFFCSELTKMVYLKRHNYTFAFTRVETNGKENIQDLKHMVFSIDYKLPGSGMESQMNRENFHFIKERNNPLDEVKFVVRDRVDFDKSLSVIQEFGLNQNLIFSSVYHDLKPVVLADWLKSENIPGAKLSIQLHKYLWGETRAV, encoded by the coding sequence ATAAGTCTTATGAAGGCAATCGTAAATGAGATTTTCTATTCCCTTTCCGGTGAGGGCGTATCGCAAGGAATTCCTACTGTTTTCGTTCGCCTAGCTGGCTGTAGCCTACGCTGTGGCATAGATGGAACCCGTAAACTCTGGTGTGATACTGGCTATGCGCTTTCGGACAAAGCCGGAACAGAAATGAGCCTTGACGAGGTATTAACCAAGATAGAATCCTTCTCCTCCACGCCAACGCAGGTTCTTTTGACAGGCGGCGAGCCATTAGAAGGGGAAAAGAAATTTTTTTGCTCTGAATTAACAAAAATGGTTTATTTAAAGAGACATAATTATACATTTGCTTTTACGCGAGTTGAGACAAATGGTAAGGAAAACATTCAAGATTTGAAGCACATGGTATTTTCAATAGATTACAAATTACCGGGATCTGGTATGGAGTCACAGATGAACCGCGAAAACTTCCATTTTATCAAAGAGCGCAACAACCCACTCGATGAAGTAAAATTTGTAGTCCGCGATCGAGTCGATTTTGACAAAAGCCTTTCCGTGATCCAAGAGTTTGGACTGAATCAAAATCTAATTTTTTCCTCCGTCTATCATGATTTAAAGCCAGTCGTCTTAGCGGATTGGTTAAAATCAGAAAATATTCCTGGCGCAAAATTATCTATTCAACTTCATAAATACCTCTGGGGCGAGACAAGAGCCGTATAA
- a CDS encoding DEAD/DEAH box helicase family protein: MESLIQFTLDFEKTRPDEIKGEVIYLKSRPGLGFGQIRGLSEERLTLFFPSVNRELEIEHNDPDIQYIASNLRSLSEKETRPFEMYLSLKAMELKLTHAFDKLSSLSNSRTRLLPHQIESTYIVVNSLKPRFILADEVGLGKTIEAALIMKELIFRNAYKRVLIVTPSPLLVQWKQELKNKFNEDFTIIKRKNFISDNENNWQNFNHIITSVDFIKNPRYAEDILKKKWDIVIFDEAHRLRRDYSKITRAYLFAEKISKKCECLLLLTATPFRGKLEELFYLMHLVDPNILGPYHTFINDYVVGNKSDLKEKIAKVLLRRRKVEIGGFTKRFAKTVKIDLSEQERQFYEETTEYVRREYNLAMNTKNRAVGFVMIVFQKLLDSSHIALLSALTRRKFLIESRMQKFQLKAPDLDEWDLDETEGVEDFISGLDDSAHIELQNVRRELLSLNRLILLGKSIKEDRKSLKLKETITRLRKEGTKKFIIFTQFRSTQDYLFSILDDFKVMLFHGSLSADAKEEAIQKFKEDYEILICTEAGGEGRNLQFSNVLFNYDLPWSPLKIEQRIGRIHRFGQKKDVYIFNFASKDTVAERILEVLTNKIKLFEESIGASDALLGTIEDELDFNSGFMKFITGCKTKEEIETEMDLRIKVAEQGFNKLNALVTPKLIDFNLQDYYNHTLSERQYNNSHLEEFVISFSKHFPEECGSQITVHPEKERMYEIQTGKEIKTGTFNSEDALQNDSLEFLAFGHPLVEKSIQYFLESKSGFSKSNFSIPGYESKIFFVFLVEFQFSLKRTEIFYLEYDSAIDMVSELNCIPPQIQDGFSLANSDKSSDRVRIESSFIKCYTKLLETVESRKEELIKNTLSIFKKEEFKIEVTSQKAIRQLQEKLNRQEAQEKWDPRPERKSVINRTKNEIMKTREDYEREMRKVRNGSTIHFRIELFQAYIGI; this comes from the coding sequence ATGGAATCCCTAATTCAGTTTACATTAGACTTTGAGAAGACACGCCCTGACGAAATAAAAGGCGAAGTAATCTATCTAAAGTCACGCCCTGGATTAGGCTTCGGACAAATTCGAGGCTTGAGCGAAGAGAGGCTAACATTATTTTTCCCTTCCGTCAATCGTGAATTAGAAATAGAGCACAACGACCCGGATATTCAATACATTGCCTCTAACTTAAGATCTCTTTCTGAAAAAGAAACTCGTCCTTTCGAAATGTATCTTTCCTTGAAAGCGATGGAGTTAAAACTCACTCATGCATTCGACAAGCTTTCCTCTCTTTCCAATTCCAGAACTAGACTCCTTCCCCATCAGATTGAATCTACATATATTGTGGTAAATAGTCTTAAGCCGCGATTTATTTTAGCAGACGAAGTTGGATTGGGTAAAACAATCGAAGCTGCTCTCATCATGAAGGAATTAATCTTTCGAAATGCCTACAAGCGCGTATTGATTGTTACCCCTTCTCCCCTACTCGTGCAATGGAAACAAGAATTAAAGAACAAGTTCAACGAAGACTTTACCATTATTAAACGTAAAAACTTTATTTCTGATAACGAAAATAACTGGCAAAACTTCAATCATATAATTACATCTGTTGACTTCATAAAAAATCCACGTTATGCGGAAGATATTCTCAAGAAGAAATGGGACATTGTTATTTTTGATGAAGCCCATAGACTCAGAAGGGATTATTCCAAGATTACCCGCGCGTATCTATTTGCAGAAAAGATTTCTAAAAAATGCGAATGCCTTCTTCTTTTAACAGCGACCCCTTTTCGTGGGAAATTGGAAGAGCTGTTTTACTTAATGCATTTGGTAGATCCAAATATTCTAGGTCCGTATCATACATTTATCAATGATTATGTGGTTGGAAATAAATCAGACCTAAAAGAAAAAATTGCCAAAGTATTACTAAGACGACGTAAAGTAGAAATCGGTGGATTTACAAAGCGTTTTGCAAAGACAGTCAAGATTGATCTTTCTGAGCAAGAGCGTCAGTTCTATGAGGAAACTACTGAGTATGTGCGCCGAGAATATAACCTGGCGATGAACACAAAGAACAGAGCCGTTGGTTTTGTGATGATTGTATTCCAAAAACTTTTGGATTCATCGCATATCGCGCTATTATCCGCACTGACGCGTAGAAAATTTTTAATTGAATCTAGAATGCAAAAGTTCCAACTAAAAGCACCCGACTTAGATGAATGGGATTTAGACGAAACAGAGGGTGTAGAAGATTTTATTTCTGGTTTAGATGACTCTGCTCATATAGAATTGCAGAACGTTAGACGCGAGCTTTTATCACTCAATCGATTAATCCTATTAGGAAAATCAATCAAAGAAGATAGAAAATCTCTGAAACTAAAAGAAACAATAACGCGCTTAAGAAAAGAAGGCACTAAGAAATTTATCATCTTCACTCAGTTTAGAAGCACGCAGGATTATTTATTTAGCATACTAGATGATTTCAAAGTCATGTTGTTTCACGGATCTCTTTCGGCTGACGCCAAAGAAGAAGCAATCCAAAAATTCAAAGAAGATTACGAAATTCTAATCTGCACAGAAGCAGGTGGAGAAGGACGCAATCTACAATTTTCAAATGTATTGTTTAATTATGATTTGCCGTGGAGTCCTCTCAAGATAGAGCAGCGGATAGGTCGTATTCACCGCTTCGGACAAAAGAAAGATGTTTATATTTTTAACTTCGCAAGTAAAGACACAGTAGCAGAAAGAATTCTTGAAGTTTTAACCAATAAAATCAAGCTATTTGAAGAGTCGATAGGCGCATCCGATGCACTTCTTGGAACGATTGAAGATGAACTCGATTTTAATTCTGGCTTTATGAAATTCATTACAGGCTGTAAAACAAAAGAAGAAATCGAAACCGAAATGGATCTTCGTATTAAAGTAGCGGAGCAAGGGTTTAACAAGCTAAATGCGCTCGTGACACCCAAACTCATTGACTTCAATTTACAGGATTACTACAATCATACTTTGAGTGAGCGGCAATACAACAATAGCCACTTAGAAGAATTTGTAATTTCTTTTTCTAAACATTTCCCTGAAGAATGCGGATCACAGATTACTGTTCATCCCGAAAAGGAAAGAATGTATGAAATTCAAACAGGAAAAGAAATTAAGACCGGCACATTTAACTCAGAAGATGCATTACAAAACGATTCATTAGAGTTTCTAGCATTCGGTCATCCACTCGTTGAAAAATCAATTCAGTATTTCTTAGAATCAAAGAGTGGATTTTCGAAATCTAATTTTTCTATACCTGGGTATGAATCTAAAATATTTTTCGTATTCTTAGTTGAATTCCAATTTAGTTTAAAAAGGACAGAAATTTTCTATTTGGAATATGACTCCGCAATAGATATGGTGTCTGAATTAAATTGTATTCCTCCTCAAATTCAAGATGGATTTTCACTGGCAAATAGTGATAAGTCAAGTGACAGAGTAAGAATTGAATCCAGCTTTATAAAATGCTATACTAAATTATTAGAAACAGTTGAATCAAGAAAAGAAGAACTAATAAAAAATACTCTTTCCATTTTCAAGAAAGAAGAATTTAAAATTGAAGTTACGAGTCAAAAAGCAATACGTCAGTTGCAAGAGAAACTGAATCGACAAGAAGCACAAGAAAAATGGGATCCGCGCCCTGAGCGAAAATCTGTTATCAATAGAACAAAGAATGAAATCATGAAAACAAGAGAAGACTACGAAAGAGAAATGAGAAAAGTTCGAAATGGAAGCACTATTCATTTTAGAATTGAATTATTTCAAGCCTACATTGGAATCTAA
- a CDS encoding ABC transporter substrate-binding protein translates to MKLRILFLLLLVFLLFCNRKESVDNTNLLRVGIASDPTTLDPIYSVDLTSQKINSLLFSKLFRFDREGNVEGELVKEFSFQGNLLRVNLEKVQTKNGASLTTKDVTYSLNRLKTEKGPRKSRYGFIKSIHIVSDSELEMELDSNSKKYLELLALSPASIYEENEHKANGNFKSSGLYFLKKWNKNETIDLALNQVSENRQKEFPSSLVLQVLNQPSSAIYLFEKGSLDVMKIPYFLMAHPAVRENEKRIVKGKSVQYIAINHSNPCFDLPFRKALNLSVNRALIIEKIFESSASEINASVTNEYLAQFTKERFYYPYDVELAKKNLSESKCFPKITNEVLELRMRADDENKAKGAVLAQYLKELGLKVSILPMEKTKLYKENGEKKGDLTLLTWYIDYDSIYNFIDPILASDSFGNGGNRSFYANKEVDEYIRKIRINPDEVESPVGIIQSINNDAPLVFLWSIHENYILSKKASQFPTLIDLIVK, encoded by the coding sequence TTGAAACTAAGAATTCTTTTTTTACTGCTTTTAGTATTTCTTCTATTCTGCAATCGCAAAGAGAGTGTGGATAATACTAATTTACTTCGCGTAGGCATCGCATCCGATCCAACCACTTTAGATCCGATTTACTCTGTAGATTTGACATCGCAAAAGATTAATTCTTTATTATTCAGTAAGCTATTTCGATTTGATAGAGAAGGCAATGTGGAAGGAGAATTGGTAAAAGAGTTTTCTTTCCAAGGAAATTTGCTAAGAGTTAATCTAGAGAAAGTGCAAACCAAGAACGGCGCAAGCTTAACAACTAAAGATGTTACCTACTCCTTAAACAGATTGAAAACAGAAAAGGGACCTCGTAAGTCTAGGTATGGATTTATAAAATCAATTCATATTGTATCCGATTCTGAATTAGAAATGGAACTCGATTCAAATAGCAAGAAGTATTTGGAATTACTCGCATTATCCCCTGCGTCTATTTATGAAGAAAATGAGCATAAAGCAAATGGAAACTTCAAAAGCAGTGGACTGTATTTCTTGAAGAAATGGAATAAGAACGAAACCATTGACCTTGCATTAAATCAAGTTTCGGAAAACAGACAAAAAGAATTTCCTTCTAGCTTGGTATTACAGGTATTAAACCAACCATCGAGTGCAATCTATCTCTTTGAAAAAGGAAGTCTGGATGTGATGAAGATTCCCTATTTTTTAATGGCTCATCCAGCAGTCAGAGAAAATGAGAAAAGAATTGTAAAAGGGAAATCAGTGCAGTATATAGCAATTAACCACAGCAATCCCTGTTTTGATTTGCCTTTTAGAAAAGCATTAAACTTAAGTGTGAATCGAGCGCTAATCATAGAAAAAATATTTGAATCCTCTGCAAGTGAAATCAATGCTTCTGTGACAAATGAATATTTGGCGCAATTTACAAAAGAGAGATTTTATTATCCTTACGATGTAGAATTGGCTAAGAAAAATCTTTCAGAATCAAAATGCTTTCCCAAAATAACAAACGAAGTATTAGAACTAAGAATGAGAGCGGATGACGAGAATAAGGCGAAGGGAGCAGTATTAGCACAGTATTTGAAAGAGTTAGGATTAAAGGTTTCCATTTTGCCAATGGAGAAGACGAAACTCTACAAAGAAAATGGAGAAAAGAAAGGCGATCTAACACTGCTTACATGGTATATAGATTATGATTCGATTTATAATTTCATTGATCCGATTTTGGCGAGCGATAGTTTTGGAAATGGGGGCAATCGTTCCTTTTATGCAAATAAAGAAGTAGATGAGTATATACGCAAAATTCGAATTAACCCCGATGAAGTAGAAAGCCCAGTAGGAATCATTCAATCAATCAATAACGATGCTCCGTTAGTTTTTCTCTGGTCTATTCATGAAAATTATATACTATCAAAGAAAGCCTCACAGTTTCCGACATTGATTGATCTAATTGTAAAATGA